A stretch of the Channa argus isolate prfri chromosome 9, Channa argus male v1.0, whole genome shotgun sequence genome encodes the following:
- the dgkh gene encoding diacylglycerol kinase eta isoform X9 — MEDVYPYTRSPAWEELEPEKGPVSAAGIHAHVVGAVAGSGAADESSDSEAEQEGPQKLIRKVSTSGQIRSKTSIKEGLLLKQTSSFQRWKKRYFKLRGRTLYYAKDAKSLIFDEVDLSDASVAESSTKNVNNSFTVITPFRRLILCAENRKEMEDWISSLKSVQSREHYETAQFNVEHFSGMHNWYACSHARPTFCNVCKDSLSGVTSHGLSCEVCKFKAHKRCAVRATNNCKWTTLASIGKDIMEDEDGVAMPHQWLEGNLPVSAKCAVCDKTCGSVLRLQDWRCLWCKAMVHTACMDLYPRKCPLGQCKVSIIPPTALNSIDSDGFWKATCPPSCASPLLVFVNSKSGDNQGVKFLRRFKQLLNPAQVFDLVNGGPHLGLRLFQKFDNFRILVCGGDGSVGWVLSEIDKLNLHKQCQLGVLPLGTGNDLARVLGWGPSCDDDAQLPQILEKLERASTKMLDRWSIMTYEIKIPPKHSCPTTPEGADDCQFHISTYEDSVAAHLTKILNSEQHSVVISSAKILCETVKDFVAKVGKAYEKSTENADECDTMSLKCAILNEKLDSLLQTLNTECHALPPLPHSTPPIVEEEEEEEEEASEESLTELKEKLEEEETEKGGGGSPHQLFKSREQLMLRANSLKKAVRQIIEQAERVVDEQNAHTEDTELPSPLEFRKDSEEENRDSEKDEDTKELEGLPSAKSPCSPTERRVSRSTQSYGSFTITPFTTSKENLPVLNTRIICPGLRAGLAASIAGSSIISKMLLANIDPFGATPFIDPDLDSLDGYMEKCVMNNYFGIGLDAKISLEFNNKREEHPEKCRSRTKNMMWYGVLGTKELLQRTYKNLEQKVQLECDGQYIPLPSLQGIAVLNIPSYAGGTNFWGGTKEDDIFCAPSFDDKILEVVAVFGSMQMAVSRVIKLQHHRIAQCRTVKITILGDEGVPIQVDGEAWVQPPGVIKIQHKNRAQMLTRDRAFENTLKSWEDKLKYDKPPLRPHLYPQQSVDLATEEEASQVQMCARAAEELITRICEAAKTNGLLEQELAHAVNAASHAINKTHPKFPESLTRNTAIEVASTVKALYNETESLLLGRVSLQLDPPEEELLSSALQSLELELGKLGEIPWLYHILQPNDEEDHSLGYGKRNSRSSMFRIVPKFKKEKAAKKTSPQSVERWGTEEVGIWLEQLNLGEYRDIFIRHDIRGSELLHLERRDLKDLGISKVGHMKRILQGTKDLAKASMIDI; from the exons TCCCTTATTTTTGATGAAGTGGACCTATCAGATGCCAGCGTTGCAGAGTCCAGCACAAAGAATGTCAACAACAGTTTCACA GTGATCACTCCTTTCCGTAGACTCATACTCTGTGCCGAGAACAGGAAAGAGATGGAGGACTGGATCAGTTCGCTGAAGTCCGTACAATCAAGAGAGCATTACGAG ACGGCACAGTTTAATGTGGAACATTTCTCAGGGATGCACAACTGGTACGCCTGCTCCCATGCACGGCCCACCTTTTGCAACGTCTGCAAAGACAGCTTGTCTGGGGTCACGTCTCACGGCCTCTCCTGCGAAG tgtgcaaATTCAAAGCGCACAAACGCTGTGCAGTCAGAGCCACCAATAACTGTAAATGGACGACCCTGGCTTCCATAGGGAAGGATATTATGGAAGATGAGGATGGG GTTGCTATGCCTCACCAGTGGCTGGAGGGCAACCTGCCTGTCAGTGCCAAGTGTGCAGTGTGCGATAAGACATGTGGCAGCGTCCTGAGACTGCAGGACTGGCGCTGCCTCTGGTGCAAAGCTATG GTGCACACAGCCTGCATGGACCTGTATCCTCGCAAGTGTCCTCTGGGTCAGTGCAAAGTCTCCATCATTCCTCCTACAGCGCTCAACAGCATCGACTCAGACG GCTTCTGGAAGGCCACCTGCCCCCCTTCGTGTGCCAGCCCCCTTCTAGTTTTTGTCAACTCTAAAAGCGGCGACAACCAGGGAGTGAAATTCTTGCGACGCTTCAAGCAACTCCTCAACCCGGCTCAAGTCTTTGACCTGGTCAACGGTGGGCCGCACCTCGG CCTGCGCCTGTTTCAGAAGTTCGACAATTTCCGGATCCTGGTGTGTGGAGGCGATGGTAGCGTGGGCTGGGTCCTGTCAGAGATCGACAAACTCAATCTACACAAACAG TGCCAGCTGGGGGTGTTGCCTTTGGGCACGGGCAACGATTTGGCGCGAGTGCTGGGCTGGGGCCCGTCGTGTGACGACGACGCCCAGCTGCCCCAGATCCTGGAGAAGTTGGAGCGGGCCAGCACGAAGATGCTGGACCGCTGGAGCATCATGACCTACGAGATTAAGATCCCACCCAAACACAGCTGTCCCACCACCCCCGAGGGAGCCGACGACTGCCAG TTTCACATTTCCACCTATGAAGATTCAGTAGCTGCTCACCTCACAAAAATCCTCAACTCGGAGCAGCACTCAGTGGTTATCTCTTCTGCCAA GATTCTATGTGAAACAGTGAAGGACTTTGTTGCCAAAGTGGGGAAAGCCTATGAAAAGAGCACAGAGAACGCAGACGAGTGTGACACCATGTCTCTCAAA TGTGCCATCCTGAACGAGAAGCTAGACTCCCTCCTCCAGACCCTCAACACAGAGTGCCACGCTCTACCTCCACTTCCCCACTCCACTCCCCCTAtagtagaggaggaggaggaagaggaggaggaggccagCGAGGAGAGCCTGACTGAGCTGAAGGAGAAGCTGGAAGAAGAGGAGACcgagaagggaggaggagggtccCCACATCAGCTGTTTAAAAGCAGGGAGCAGCTGATGCTCAGGGCCAACAGCCTGAAGAAAGCTGTGCGTCAGATCATAGAACAGGCTGAGAGAG TGGTTGACGAGCAGAACGCCcacacagaggacacagagCTGCCGTCTCCCCTGGAGTTCAGGAAGGACAGCGAGGAGGAGAACAGAGACAGCGAGAAAGACGAGGACACCAAGGAACTGGAAGGGCTGCCGT CTGCTAAGAGTCCCTGTTCTCCTACGGAGCGGAGGGTGAGCCGCAGCACCCAGTCCTACGGCTCCTTCACTATCACCCCCTTCACCACCAGCAAGGAGAACCTTCCCGTACTCAACACACGCATCATCTGCcctg gcttgCGGGCAGGTCTCGCTGCCTCTATTGCTGGGAGCTCCATCATTAGCAAGATGCTGCTGGCTAACATCGACCCCTTTGGTGCCACACCCTTCATCGACCCCGACCTCGACTCACT AGACGGCTACATGGAGAAGTGTGTGATGAATAACTACTTTGGCATCGGCCTGGATGCCAAGATCTCGCTGGAGTTCAACAACAAGCGAGAGGAGCATCCAGAGAAATGCAG GAGTCGTACGAAGAACATGATGTGGTATGGTGTTCTGGGCACAAAGGAGCTTCTGCAGAGGACATACAAGAACCTGGAGCAGAAGGTTCAGCTGGAG TGTGACGGCCAGTACATCCCCCTGCCCAGCCTTCAGGGCATCGCAGTGCTGAATATTCCCAGCTATGCAGGCGGGACCAACTTCTGGGGCGGCACGAAAGAGGATGAT ATCTTCTGTGCCCCATCTTTTGATGATAAAATCCTGGAAGTCGTGGCTGTGTTCGGGAGCATGCAGATGGCTGTGTCCAGAGTCATCAAATTGCAACACCACCGCATTGCACag TGTCGAACAGTGAAGATCACCATCCTGGGTGATGAGGGGGTTCCTATTCAGGTGGACGGTGAAGCCTGGGTCCAACCGCCTGGAGTCATCAAGATCCAGCATAAGAATCGAGCTCAGATGCTCACCAGAGACcgg GCATTTGAGAACACGCTGAAGTCATGGGAGGACAAGTTGAAGTATGATAAGCCTCCTCTGAGGCCTCACCTCTACCCCCAGCAGTCTGTGGATCTGgctacagaggaggaggcctcccAGGTGCAGATGTGTGCCCGAGCTGCAGAGGAACTCATTACAAG GATATGTGAGGCTGCGAAGACCAATGGGCTGTTAGAGCAGGAGCTGGCTCATGCTGTCAATGCGGCATCTCACGCCATCAACAAAACGCACCCTAAGTTTCCAGAG AGCCTGACAAGGAACACGGCCATAGAGGTGGCCAGCACTGTCAAGGCGCTCTACAACGAGACAGAGTCTCTTTTGTTGGGCCGAGTCTCTCTG CAACTGGACCCACCGGAGGAGGAACTGCTGTCCAGTGCTTTGCAGAGTTTGGAGCTGGAACTGGGCAAACTGGGAGAGATACCCTGGCTCTATCATATACTGCAGCCTAATGATGAGGAG GACCACTCTCTGGGTTACGGCAAGAGGAACAGTCGCAGCAGCATGTTTCGCATAGTGCCCAAGTTCAAGAAGGAGAAGGCCGCCAAAAAGACGAGCCCTCAGTCAG tggagAGGTGGGGCACAGAGGAGGTGGGCATCTGGCTGGAACAGCTGAATCTGGGGGAGTACAGAGACATCTTCATCCGTCATGACATCAGGGGCTCAGAGCTGCTGCACCTGGAGAGGAGGGACCTGAAg GATCTGGGGATATCGAAAGTTGGTCATATGAAGAGAATTCTCCAGGGAACTAAGGACCTGGCCAAGGCCTCCATGATTGACATCTAA
- the dgkh gene encoding diacylglycerol kinase eta isoform X11 yields the protein MEDVYPYTRSPAWEELEPEKGPVSAAGIHAHVVGAVAGSGAADESSDSEAEQEGPQKLIRKVSTSGQIRSKSLIFDEVDLSDASVAESSTKNVNNSFTVITPFRRLILCAENRKEMEDWISSLKSVQSREHYETAQFNVEHFSGMHNWYACSHARPTFCNVCKDSLSGVTSHGLSCEVCKFKAHKRCAVRATNNCKWTTLASIGKDIMEDEDGVAMPHQWLEGNLPVSAKCAVCDKTCGSVLRLQDWRCLWCKAMVHTACMDLYPRKCPLGQCKVSIIPPTALNSIDSDGFWKATCPPSCASPLLVFVNSKSGDNQGVKFLRRFKQLLNPAQVFDLVNGGPHLGLRLFQKFDNFRILVCGGDGSVGWVLSEIDKLNLHKQPLHVFQCQLGVLPLGTGNDLARVLGWGPSCDDDAQLPQILEKLERASTKMLDRWSIMTYEIKIPPKHSCPTTPEGADDCQFHISTYEDSVAAHLTKILNSEQHSVVISSAKILCETVKDFVAKVGKAYEKSTENADECDTMSLKCAILNEKLDSLLQTLNTECHALPPLPHSTPPIVEEEEEEEEEASEESLTELKEKLEEEETEKGGGGSPHQLFKSREQLMLRANSLKKAVRQIIEQAERVVDEQNAHTEDTELPSPLEFRKDSEEENRDSEKDEDTKELEGLPSAKSPCSPTERRVSRSTQSYGSFTITPFTTSKENLPVLNTRIICPGLRAGLAASIAGSSIISKMLLANIDPFGATPFIDPDLDSLDGYMEKCVMNNYFGIGLDAKISLEFNNKREEHPEKCRSRTKNMMWYGVLGTKELLQRTYKNLEQKVQLECDGQYIPLPSLQGIAVLNIPSYAGGTNFWGGTKEDDIFCAPSFDDKILEVVAVFGSMQMAVSRVIKLQHHRIAQCRTVKITILGDEGVPIQVDGEAWVQPPGVIKIQHKNRAQMLTRDRAFENTLKSWEDKLKYDKPPLRPHLYPQQSVDLATEEEASQVQMCARAAEELITRICEAAKTNGLLEQELAHAVNAASHAINKTHPKFPESLTRNTAIEVASTVKALYNETESLLLGRVSLQLDPPEEELLSSALQSLELELGKLGEIPWLYHILQPNDEEDHSLGYGKRNSRSSMFRIVPKFKKEKAAKKTSPQSVERWGTEEVGIWLEQLNLGEYRDIFIRHDIRGSELLHLERRDLKDLGISKVGHMKRILQGTKDLAKASMIDI from the exons TCCCTTATTTTTGATGAAGTGGACCTATCAGATGCCAGCGTTGCAGAGTCCAGCACAAAGAATGTCAACAACAGTTTCACA GTGATCACTCCTTTCCGTAGACTCATACTCTGTGCCGAGAACAGGAAAGAGATGGAGGACTGGATCAGTTCGCTGAAGTCCGTACAATCAAGAGAGCATTACGAG ACGGCACAGTTTAATGTGGAACATTTCTCAGGGATGCACAACTGGTACGCCTGCTCCCATGCACGGCCCACCTTTTGCAACGTCTGCAAAGACAGCTTGTCTGGGGTCACGTCTCACGGCCTCTCCTGCGAAG tgtgcaaATTCAAAGCGCACAAACGCTGTGCAGTCAGAGCCACCAATAACTGTAAATGGACGACCCTGGCTTCCATAGGGAAGGATATTATGGAAGATGAGGATGGG GTTGCTATGCCTCACCAGTGGCTGGAGGGCAACCTGCCTGTCAGTGCCAAGTGTGCAGTGTGCGATAAGACATGTGGCAGCGTCCTGAGACTGCAGGACTGGCGCTGCCTCTGGTGCAAAGCTATG GTGCACACAGCCTGCATGGACCTGTATCCTCGCAAGTGTCCTCTGGGTCAGTGCAAAGTCTCCATCATTCCTCCTACAGCGCTCAACAGCATCGACTCAGACG GCTTCTGGAAGGCCACCTGCCCCCCTTCGTGTGCCAGCCCCCTTCTAGTTTTTGTCAACTCTAAAAGCGGCGACAACCAGGGAGTGAAATTCTTGCGACGCTTCAAGCAACTCCTCAACCCGGCTCAAGTCTTTGACCTGGTCAACGGTGGGCCGCACCTCGG CCTGCGCCTGTTTCAGAAGTTCGACAATTTCCGGATCCTGGTGTGTGGAGGCGATGGTAGCGTGGGCTGGGTCCTGTCAGAGATCGACAAACTCAATCTACACAAACAG CCGCTGCATGTGTTTCAGTGCCAGCTGGGGGTGTTGCCTTTGGGCACGGGCAACGATTTGGCGCGAGTGCTGGGCTGGGGCCCGTCGTGTGACGACGACGCCCAGCTGCCCCAGATCCTGGAGAAGTTGGAGCGGGCCAGCACGAAGATGCTGGACCGCTGGAGCATCATGACCTACGAGATTAAGATCCCACCCAAACACAGCTGTCCCACCACCCCCGAGGGAGCCGACGACTGCCAG TTTCACATTTCCACCTATGAAGATTCAGTAGCTGCTCACCTCACAAAAATCCTCAACTCGGAGCAGCACTCAGTGGTTATCTCTTCTGCCAA GATTCTATGTGAAACAGTGAAGGACTTTGTTGCCAAAGTGGGGAAAGCCTATGAAAAGAGCACAGAGAACGCAGACGAGTGTGACACCATGTCTCTCAAA TGTGCCATCCTGAACGAGAAGCTAGACTCCCTCCTCCAGACCCTCAACACAGAGTGCCACGCTCTACCTCCACTTCCCCACTCCACTCCCCCTAtagtagaggaggaggaggaagaggaggaggaggccagCGAGGAGAGCCTGACTGAGCTGAAGGAGAAGCTGGAAGAAGAGGAGACcgagaagggaggaggagggtccCCACATCAGCTGTTTAAAAGCAGGGAGCAGCTGATGCTCAGGGCCAACAGCCTGAAGAAAGCTGTGCGTCAGATCATAGAACAGGCTGAGAGAG TGGTTGACGAGCAGAACGCCcacacagaggacacagagCTGCCGTCTCCCCTGGAGTTCAGGAAGGACAGCGAGGAGGAGAACAGAGACAGCGAGAAAGACGAGGACACCAAGGAACTGGAAGGGCTGCCGT CTGCTAAGAGTCCCTGTTCTCCTACGGAGCGGAGGGTGAGCCGCAGCACCCAGTCCTACGGCTCCTTCACTATCACCCCCTTCACCACCAGCAAGGAGAACCTTCCCGTACTCAACACACGCATCATCTGCcctg gcttgCGGGCAGGTCTCGCTGCCTCTATTGCTGGGAGCTCCATCATTAGCAAGATGCTGCTGGCTAACATCGACCCCTTTGGTGCCACACCCTTCATCGACCCCGACCTCGACTCACT AGACGGCTACATGGAGAAGTGTGTGATGAATAACTACTTTGGCATCGGCCTGGATGCCAAGATCTCGCTGGAGTTCAACAACAAGCGAGAGGAGCATCCAGAGAAATGCAG GAGTCGTACGAAGAACATGATGTGGTATGGTGTTCTGGGCACAAAGGAGCTTCTGCAGAGGACATACAAGAACCTGGAGCAGAAGGTTCAGCTGGAG TGTGACGGCCAGTACATCCCCCTGCCCAGCCTTCAGGGCATCGCAGTGCTGAATATTCCCAGCTATGCAGGCGGGACCAACTTCTGGGGCGGCACGAAAGAGGATGAT ATCTTCTGTGCCCCATCTTTTGATGATAAAATCCTGGAAGTCGTGGCTGTGTTCGGGAGCATGCAGATGGCTGTGTCCAGAGTCATCAAATTGCAACACCACCGCATTGCACag TGTCGAACAGTGAAGATCACCATCCTGGGTGATGAGGGGGTTCCTATTCAGGTGGACGGTGAAGCCTGGGTCCAACCGCCTGGAGTCATCAAGATCCAGCATAAGAATCGAGCTCAGATGCTCACCAGAGACcgg GCATTTGAGAACACGCTGAAGTCATGGGAGGACAAGTTGAAGTATGATAAGCCTCCTCTGAGGCCTCACCTCTACCCCCAGCAGTCTGTGGATCTGgctacagaggaggaggcctcccAGGTGCAGATGTGTGCCCGAGCTGCAGAGGAACTCATTACAAG GATATGTGAGGCTGCGAAGACCAATGGGCTGTTAGAGCAGGAGCTGGCTCATGCTGTCAATGCGGCATCTCACGCCATCAACAAAACGCACCCTAAGTTTCCAGAG AGCCTGACAAGGAACACGGCCATAGAGGTGGCCAGCACTGTCAAGGCGCTCTACAACGAGACAGAGTCTCTTTTGTTGGGCCGAGTCTCTCTG CAACTGGACCCACCGGAGGAGGAACTGCTGTCCAGTGCTTTGCAGAGTTTGGAGCTGGAACTGGGCAAACTGGGAGAGATACCCTGGCTCTATCATATACTGCAGCCTAATGATGAGGAG GACCACTCTCTGGGTTACGGCAAGAGGAACAGTCGCAGCAGCATGTTTCGCATAGTGCCCAAGTTCAAGAAGGAGAAGGCCGCCAAAAAGACGAGCCCTCAGTCAG tggagAGGTGGGGCACAGAGGAGGTGGGCATCTGGCTGGAACAGCTGAATCTGGGGGAGTACAGAGACATCTTCATCCGTCATGACATCAGGGGCTCAGAGCTGCTGCACCTGGAGAGGAGGGACCTGAAg GATCTGGGGATATCGAAAGTTGGTCATATGAAGAGAATTCTCCAGGGAACTAAGGACCTGGCCAAGGCCTCCATGATTGACATCTAA
- the dgkh gene encoding diacylglycerol kinase eta isoform X13 encodes MEDVYPYTRSPAWEELEPEKGPVSAAGIHAHVVGAVAGSGAADESSDSEAEQEGPQKLIRKVSTSGQIRSKTSIKEGLLLKQTSSFQRWKKRYFKLRGRTLYYAKDAKSLIFDEVDLSDASVAESSTKNVNNSFTVITPFRRLILCAENRKEMEDWISSLKSVQSREHYETAQFNVEHFSGMHNWYACSHARPTFCNVCKDSLSGVTSHGLSCEVCKFKAHKRCAVRATNNCKWTTLASIGKDIMEDEDGVAMPHQWLEGNLPVSAKCAVCDKTCGSVLRLQDWRCLWCKAMVHTACMDLYPRKCPLGQCKVSIIPPTALNSIDSDGFWKATCPPSCASPLLVFVNSKSGDNQGVKFLRRFKQLLNPAQVFDLVNGGPHLGLRLFQKFDNFRILVCGGDGSVGWVLSEIDKLNLHKQCQLGVLPLGTGNDLARVLGWGPSCDDDAQLPQILEKLERASTKMLDRWSIMTYEIKIPPKHSCPTTPEGADDCQFHISTYEDSVAAHLTKILNSEQHSVVISSAKILCETVKDFVAKVGKAYEKSTENADECDTMSLKCAILNEKLDSLLQTLNTECHALPPLPHSTPPIVEEEEEEEEEASEESLTELKEKLEEEETEKGGGGSPHQLFKSREQLMLRANSLKKAVRQIIEQAERVVDEQNAHTEDTELPSPLEFRKDSEEENRDSEKDEDTKELEGLPSAKSPCSPTERRVSRSTQSYGSFTITPFTTSKENLPVLNTRIICPGLRAGLAASIAGSSIISKMLLANIDPFGATPFIDPDLDSLDGYMEKCVMNNYFGIGLDAKISLEFNNKREEHPEKCRSRTKNMMWYGVLGTKELLQRTYKNLEQKVQLECDGQYIPLPSLQGIAVLNIPSYAGGTNFWGGTKEDDIFCAPSFDDKILEVVAVFGSMQMAVSRVIKLQHHRIAQCRTVKITILGDEGVPIQVDGEAWVQPPGVIKIQHKNRAQMLTRDRAFENTLKSWEDKLKYDKPPLRPHLYPQQSVDLATEEEASQVQMCARAAEELITRICEAAKTNGLLEQELAHAVNAASHAINKTHPKFPESLTRNTAIEVASTVKALYNETESLLLGRVSLQLDPPEEELLSSALQSLELELGKLGEIPWLYHILQPNDEEDHSLGYGKRNSRSSMFRIVPKFKKEKAAKKTSPQSGSGDIESWSYEENSPGN; translated from the exons TCCCTTATTTTTGATGAAGTGGACCTATCAGATGCCAGCGTTGCAGAGTCCAGCACAAAGAATGTCAACAACAGTTTCACA GTGATCACTCCTTTCCGTAGACTCATACTCTGTGCCGAGAACAGGAAAGAGATGGAGGACTGGATCAGTTCGCTGAAGTCCGTACAATCAAGAGAGCATTACGAG ACGGCACAGTTTAATGTGGAACATTTCTCAGGGATGCACAACTGGTACGCCTGCTCCCATGCACGGCCCACCTTTTGCAACGTCTGCAAAGACAGCTTGTCTGGGGTCACGTCTCACGGCCTCTCCTGCGAAG tgtgcaaATTCAAAGCGCACAAACGCTGTGCAGTCAGAGCCACCAATAACTGTAAATGGACGACCCTGGCTTCCATAGGGAAGGATATTATGGAAGATGAGGATGGG GTTGCTATGCCTCACCAGTGGCTGGAGGGCAACCTGCCTGTCAGTGCCAAGTGTGCAGTGTGCGATAAGACATGTGGCAGCGTCCTGAGACTGCAGGACTGGCGCTGCCTCTGGTGCAAAGCTATG GTGCACACAGCCTGCATGGACCTGTATCCTCGCAAGTGTCCTCTGGGTCAGTGCAAAGTCTCCATCATTCCTCCTACAGCGCTCAACAGCATCGACTCAGACG GCTTCTGGAAGGCCACCTGCCCCCCTTCGTGTGCCAGCCCCCTTCTAGTTTTTGTCAACTCTAAAAGCGGCGACAACCAGGGAGTGAAATTCTTGCGACGCTTCAAGCAACTCCTCAACCCGGCTCAAGTCTTTGACCTGGTCAACGGTGGGCCGCACCTCGG CCTGCGCCTGTTTCAGAAGTTCGACAATTTCCGGATCCTGGTGTGTGGAGGCGATGGTAGCGTGGGCTGGGTCCTGTCAGAGATCGACAAACTCAATCTACACAAACAG TGCCAGCTGGGGGTGTTGCCTTTGGGCACGGGCAACGATTTGGCGCGAGTGCTGGGCTGGGGCCCGTCGTGTGACGACGACGCCCAGCTGCCCCAGATCCTGGAGAAGTTGGAGCGGGCCAGCACGAAGATGCTGGACCGCTGGAGCATCATGACCTACGAGATTAAGATCCCACCCAAACACAGCTGTCCCACCACCCCCGAGGGAGCCGACGACTGCCAG TTTCACATTTCCACCTATGAAGATTCAGTAGCTGCTCACCTCACAAAAATCCTCAACTCGGAGCAGCACTCAGTGGTTATCTCTTCTGCCAA GATTCTATGTGAAACAGTGAAGGACTTTGTTGCCAAAGTGGGGAAAGCCTATGAAAAGAGCACAGAGAACGCAGACGAGTGTGACACCATGTCTCTCAAA TGTGCCATCCTGAACGAGAAGCTAGACTCCCTCCTCCAGACCCTCAACACAGAGTGCCACGCTCTACCTCCACTTCCCCACTCCACTCCCCCTAtagtagaggaggaggaggaagaggaggaggaggccagCGAGGAGAGCCTGACTGAGCTGAAGGAGAAGCTGGAAGAAGAGGAGACcgagaagggaggaggagggtccCCACATCAGCTGTTTAAAAGCAGGGAGCAGCTGATGCTCAGGGCCAACAGCCTGAAGAAAGCTGTGCGTCAGATCATAGAACAGGCTGAGAGAG TGGTTGACGAGCAGAACGCCcacacagaggacacagagCTGCCGTCTCCCCTGGAGTTCAGGAAGGACAGCGAGGAGGAGAACAGAGACAGCGAGAAAGACGAGGACACCAAGGAACTGGAAGGGCTGCCGT CTGCTAAGAGTCCCTGTTCTCCTACGGAGCGGAGGGTGAGCCGCAGCACCCAGTCCTACGGCTCCTTCACTATCACCCCCTTCACCACCAGCAAGGAGAACCTTCCCGTACTCAACACACGCATCATCTGCcctg gcttgCGGGCAGGTCTCGCTGCCTCTATTGCTGGGAGCTCCATCATTAGCAAGATGCTGCTGGCTAACATCGACCCCTTTGGTGCCACACCCTTCATCGACCCCGACCTCGACTCACT AGACGGCTACATGGAGAAGTGTGTGATGAATAACTACTTTGGCATCGGCCTGGATGCCAAGATCTCGCTGGAGTTCAACAACAAGCGAGAGGAGCATCCAGAGAAATGCAG GAGTCGTACGAAGAACATGATGTGGTATGGTGTTCTGGGCACAAAGGAGCTTCTGCAGAGGACATACAAGAACCTGGAGCAGAAGGTTCAGCTGGAG TGTGACGGCCAGTACATCCCCCTGCCCAGCCTTCAGGGCATCGCAGTGCTGAATATTCCCAGCTATGCAGGCGGGACCAACTTCTGGGGCGGCACGAAAGAGGATGAT ATCTTCTGTGCCCCATCTTTTGATGATAAAATCCTGGAAGTCGTGGCTGTGTTCGGGAGCATGCAGATGGCTGTGTCCAGAGTCATCAAATTGCAACACCACCGCATTGCACag TGTCGAACAGTGAAGATCACCATCCTGGGTGATGAGGGGGTTCCTATTCAGGTGGACGGTGAAGCCTGGGTCCAACCGCCTGGAGTCATCAAGATCCAGCATAAGAATCGAGCTCAGATGCTCACCAGAGACcgg GCATTTGAGAACACGCTGAAGTCATGGGAGGACAAGTTGAAGTATGATAAGCCTCCTCTGAGGCCTCACCTCTACCCCCAGCAGTCTGTGGATCTGgctacagaggaggaggcctcccAGGTGCAGATGTGTGCCCGAGCTGCAGAGGAACTCATTACAAG GATATGTGAGGCTGCGAAGACCAATGGGCTGTTAGAGCAGGAGCTGGCTCATGCTGTCAATGCGGCATCTCACGCCATCAACAAAACGCACCCTAAGTTTCCAGAG AGCCTGACAAGGAACACGGCCATAGAGGTGGCCAGCACTGTCAAGGCGCTCTACAACGAGACAGAGTCTCTTTTGTTGGGCCGAGTCTCTCTG CAACTGGACCCACCGGAGGAGGAACTGCTGTCCAGTGCTTTGCAGAGTTTGGAGCTGGAACTGGGCAAACTGGGAGAGATACCCTGGCTCTATCATATACTGCAGCCTAATGATGAGGAG GACCACTCTCTGGGTTACGGCAAGAGGAACAGTCGCAGCAGCATGTTTCGCATAGTGCCCAAGTTCAAGAAGGAGAAGGCCGCCAAAAAGACGAGCCCTCAGTCAG GATCTGGGGATATCGAAAGTTGGTCATATGAAGAGAATTCTCCAGGGAACTAA